In a genomic window of Quercus lobata isolate SW786 chromosome 4, ValleyOak3.0 Primary Assembly, whole genome shotgun sequence:
- the LOC115986342 gene encoding heavy metal-associated isoprenylated plant protein 47-like, whose product MKQKVVIQITLNNGKKNARSKAMQIAVGLQGVESVSLQGEDSSQIVVVGDNIDSVILTSLLRKKVGFAELRSVSPVSTEGEKAKQETNLSESGIQSMVWPTYPAGVTYYYQPSAPYYAYEVAGYNQNSCNIM is encoded by the exons ATGAAG CAAAAGGTAGTGATCCAGATCACCTTAAATAATGGCAAAAAGAATGCTCGGTCCAAGGCCATGCAGATTGCAGTTGGTCTACAag GTGTGGAATCAGTCTCTCTACAAGGTGAGGACAGCAGTCAGATTGTTGTTGTCGGAGACAACATTGATTCAGTCATCTTGACATCTTTGCTGAGGAAGAAAGTTGGATTTGCTGAGTTAAGAAGTGTCTCGCCAGTCAGTACTGAGGGGGAGAAAGCAAAGCAAGAGACCAATCTAAGCGAATCTGGAATACAATCAATGGTTTGGCCAACTTATCCAGCTGGTGTAACATATTACTATCAACCTAGTGCACCATATTATGCATATGAAGTAGCGGGCTACAACCAGAACTCTTGCAATATTATGTGA